In the genome of Phycisphaerales bacterium, the window TATCAATCCCGACTGCCGTCGCGAGAGGAACTCGCGCGCTGGTTCGATGGGTCGGCAACCGCGCTGTGCCTCGTGTGCGGAGCGGTTTCCGGCAACCTGGAGATGATCGACTTCGACCTGGGTGGCGAGGCCTTCGAGCCCTGGCGCCGCGCCGTCGAGTCCATGGCGCCCGGTCTCGTCGATCGTCTTGTGATCGAATCGACGCCGTCGGGCGGTCGGCACGTCATCTACCGCTGCGATCAGCCCATCTCCGGCAATACGAAGCTCGCGCAGCGCCGCATCGAGGTCGGCGCCGACGAGCCGGTTGTCGTTGGATGCAAGGAGCACAAGCCGCGCCGGGACTCTGGCGGCGCCTGGGTGATCACGATCACTATGATCGAGACCCGCGGCGAGGGTGGGCTCTTTCTGTGCGCGCCCTCCGACGGCTACGGAATCCTCCACGGCGAACTCGCCGCGCCGCCGGTCATCACCTCGGACGAGCGCGACATCCTGCTCGGTTGTGCCTGGGCGCTCGATGAGACTCGTCCGCTCGACATTGATACGCCAAGCGCCGTCTCCGACGACGCGGTCACCTCACGCCCGGGCGATGACTTCAATCGCCGTGGTGATCCCCGCGCCGTTCTGCTCTCCCACGGCTGGACGCTTGTGCAGAGAGGCGAGAACGAGCACTGGTGTCGGCCAGGCAAGTCCGCCGGCACGAGCGCCACCCTCAAGGACGGGGTGTTCTACGTCTTTTCGACGAACGCCGCGCCCTTCGAAGCGCAGCAGGGCTACTCACCCTTCGCGGTCTACGCGCTGCTCGAACACGGCGGAGATTTCACGGCCGCGGCGTCGGCGCTGGCGTCGCAGGGCTACGGCAGCGCGCCGACCCAAACGCGCGGCGTCGATCTCGCCGCGTTCGTGGCCGACGTCCCACCCGCGCCTGACAACCTGCTCGCCCCGGCCCCTCTCTCTGTCGAGCAGCTCGTCAGCGGCCACCCGCTGCTCCGCCCACCGGTGGTTCACGGCCTGCTGCGCCAGGGCGAGACGATGAACGTGATCGCCAGTCCAAAAGTCGGCAAGGCGCTAGCAATCGACACGCCGATCCTGACACAAGACGGTTGGGTTGCAATGGGAGACTTGCAGCCGGGAATGCACGTACATGCCGGCGACGGCTCGTTGACGCGCATCGTTGCCGTCTCGGGCATCATGCACGACCGACCCTGCTATCGCGTGCGCACCAAATCGGGCGCCTCGCTGATTGCTGATGCCGAACACCTCTGGTCAGTGTGTTCACGAAACTCACTGGCCGTCGTCCCCACGCACCGGTTGAGTCAGGGAATGAACGGCCGGCGCTGGAAACTCCCGATCGCAGCAGCGCTGCAGCGACCTCGAACCGAACTGCCGATTGATCCTTGGATGCTCGGCTATTGGCTCGGCAACGGCACGACTACCAGCGGCGAGGTCACCGTGGCTGAGCCGGATGTGCGCTATGTGCAGGATCACCTTACCCGTGCAGGATTCGCTTGGGGCCGTGTTCGCCAGAAACGTGGTGCCGCGACATTCACCGTGCTCGGGCTGCAGCCACGCCTGCGCGCCATAGGTGTTCTGAGCAACAAGCACGTCCCACAGCCCTACCTGCTGGCTGCGGAATGGCAGCGCCGCGTGTTGCTGGCTGGACTCTTGGACTCTGACGGTCACGCCGGGACGCGATCCAACGGCTGCGGATTAGTTGAATTCTGCTCAACGAGCGCCGCCCTGGCTGACGCGGTTGCATTCCTCGCGCGGTCTTTGGGACACAAGCCGTACCTGCAGGTTGGTCGCGCACGCCTGAACGGGCGAGACTACGGCGCCAAGTACCGCATCAGCTTTGCCGCCACCGCATCTACTTGCCCATTCAGTTCGCCTCGAAAGTCGGCGCGACTGCCACACCGCCGGTTGGCGCGACGATCGGTGATCGATGCCGTCGCTTCGGTGGAGCGAGTGGCGTCAGTACCGGTTCAGTGCATCCAGGTCGAGCACCCGAGTGGTACATTCCTCGCTGGTAGGGATCTGACCGTCACGCACAATTCGTGGCTCACCCTCGATCTCGCCATCGCCGTCGCTACCGGCCGCCCGTGGCTGGGTCGCTACGCCACCGAGCGCGGCGATGTGCTCATCATCGATAACGAGCTGCATCGCGAAACCAGCGCTCACCGCATTCCCAAGGTCGCGCATGCTCGCGGCATTCCCATGCGCGAGTTCAACCGGCGGATCTTCGTGGACAATATCCGCGGCCGCCTGCGCGACATCTTCACCCTTGCGCCCTACTTCGCTGCCATCGAGCCGGGCCGATACAAGGTCATCGTCCTCGACGCCTTCTATCGCTTTATGCCGGCAGGCGGCGATGAGAACGACAACGGCACGATGGCCAACATCTACAACTGCATCGACGCCTTCGCCGATCGCCTCGGCTGCTCATTCGTGCTCATCCACCACTCGTCCAAGGGCAATCAGACCGGCAAGTCGGTCACCGACGTCGGGGCCGGGGCGGGCGCGCAGAGC includes:
- a CDS encoding AAA family ATPase, producing MGDSLHAHAQACVAAGLCALPAVRNGQEKRPALSEWKPYQSRLPSREELARWFDGSATALCLVCGAVSGNLEMIDFDLGGEAFEPWRRAVESMAPGLVDRLVIESTPSGGRHVIYRCDQPISGNTKLAQRRIEVGADEPVVVGCKEHKPRRDSGGAWVITITMIETRGEGGLFLCAPSDGYGILHGELAAPPVITSDERDILLGCAWALDETRPLDIDTPSAVSDDAVTSRPGDDFNRRGDPRAVLLSHGWTLVQRGENEHWCRPGKSAGTSATLKDGVFYVFSTNAAPFEAQQGYSPFAVYALLEHGGDFTAAASALASQGYGSAPTQTRGVDLAAFVADVPPAPDNLLAPAPLSVEQLVSGHPLLRPPVVHGLLRQGETMNVIASPKVGKALAIDTPILTQDGWVAMGDLQPGMHVHAGDGSLTRIVAVSGIMHDRPCYRVRTKSGASLIADAEHLWSVCSRNSLAVVPTHRLSQGMNGRRWKLPIAAALQRPRTELPIDPWMLGYWLGNGTTTSGEVTVAEPDVRYVQDHLTRAGFAWGRVRQKRGAATFTVLGLQPRLRAIGVLSNKHVPQPYLLAAEWQRRVLLAGLLDSDGHAGTRSNGCGLVEFCSTSAALADAVAFLARSLGHKPYLQVGRARLNGRDYGAKYRISFAATASTCPFSSPRKSARLPHRRLARRSVIDAVASVERVASVPVQCIQVEHPSGTFLAGRDLTVTHNSWLTLDLAIAVATGRPWLGRYATERGDVLIIDNELHRETSAHRIPKVAHARGIPMREFNRRIFVDNIRGRLRDIFTLAPYFAAIEPGRYKVIVLDAFYRFMPAGGDENDNGTMANIYNCIDAFADRLGCSFVLIHHSSKGNQTGKSVTDVGAGAGAQSRATDTHVVLRPHEEDHVVVLEAAVRSWPPVEPLCLRWEFPVWTADETLDSSQLLSQGGRSRSEPGKKDEWTPESFVEAFVDDEPATRSAIIGRAVRDGLSKWAADNLLRMADADGLLARNGDGKRNDPFTYQRLAKAPSTPEDRP